The proteins below are encoded in one region of bacterium:
- a CDS encoding (Fe-S)-binding protein, producing the protein METKNLQAWEEELNICIRCSYCFEGCPVFKELGWEIDGPKGKLNAAYGLLTGDLEPSDYLSEKLFQCTFCKDCVERCSANVNVPGILTAARADLLEAGYGTEAHKQLLDTIENSGNIFDEELKSPVYNEEKQVLLGCRLLGRPEDSKKYLDVLKKLGLKPKTFDETCCGMPFGVLGDKKRFAEQQDKFRATIPDKDEEIICLCTTCAYFIDQNYPDLKAKYVITEIAERLENYDGEIKQLNRKLTYHDPCNLARGMDVVDEPREVLKKIGVELVELPTNGKQAECCGGGGGLLVTDNPLALKMATNRVDQALDVGVDTLVTLCPTCEFNIGNAAKENGGQLDVGNLMDLIYEAIVQE; encoded by the coding sequence ATGGAAACAAAGAATTTACAAGCCTGGGAAGAAGAGCTGAATATTTGCATAAGATGCTCCTACTGTTTTGAAGGATGTCCGGTTTTTAAAGAGCTCGGCTGGGAGATAGATGGGCCGAAAGGAAAACTTAATGCAGCGTATGGCCTTTTAACCGGTGATCTGGAGCCATCTGATTATCTGAGTGAGAAATTATTTCAATGTACTTTTTGTAAGGATTGTGTCGAGAGATGTTCGGCAAATGTAAATGTGCCCGGTATACTGACTGCTGCACGGGCAGATTTGTTGGAAGCAGGTTACGGTACAGAGGCACATAAACAACTTTTAGATACTATTGAAAATAGCGGTAATATATTTGATGAAGAGCTAAAATCCCCTGTTTATAATGAAGAGAAGCAGGTTTTGCTCGGCTGCAGGCTTCTCGGAAGACCGGAAGATTCAAAGAAATATCTTGATGTACTTAAAAAGCTGGGACTAAAACCTAAAACTTTTGATGAGACATGCTGCGGTATGCCCTTTGGTGTACTTGGGGATAAAAAAAGGTTTGCAGAACAGCAGGATAAATTCAGAGCGACAATCCCGGATAAAGATGAGGAAATAATCTGCCTGTGTACAACTTGTGCATACTTTATAGACCAGAACTATCCCGACCTTAAAGCAAAATATGTTATTACGGAAATTGCTGAAAGGCTTGAAAATTATGACGGTGAAATTAAACAGCTCAATAGAAAATTAACATACCATGACCCATGTAATCTGGCAAGGGGAATGGATGTTGTTGACGAACCTCGTGAAGTACTTAAAAAAATAGGTGTCGAACTTGTAGAGCTTCCCACAAACGGAAAGCAGGCAGAGTGCTGCGGAGGAGGCGGAGGACTTTTAGTCACAGATAATCCCCTTGCCTTAAAAATGGCTACAAACAGAGTGGATCAGGCTCTTGATGTGGGTGTTGATACTCTGGTAACCCTATGTCCGACTTGTGAGTTTAATATCGGCAATGCTGCAAAAGAGAACGGAGGACAGCTTGACGTGGGAAACCTCATGGATCTGATATATGAAGCTATTGTTCAGGAGTAA